A single genomic interval of Hevea brasiliensis isolate MT/VB/25A 57/8 chromosome 4, ASM3005281v1, whole genome shotgun sequence harbors:
- the LOC110673023 gene encoding uncharacterized protein LOC110673023: MELATSIFSISTKNLTLYGYPRIQRGSFKYRPWRATPTRTAISARSSFTNLVSNGYVGRGSSSFGYNNRANNSNNKKIYTIIDSCLVIPPPKGRRPLAIIKFLGGAFIGAVPEVTYGYLIELLAKEGFLVILVPYNVTFDHAHAANQVYERFNTCLDLILTSGLPDANLTAAQLVGLPLFSVGHSNGALLQVLTGSYFCDKIPKANAIISFNNRPATEAVPYFEQLGPLLNQMMPIVEANPMYSMARSASGDAWKMLIDTAGAIIPDTEQEALTSITKFVDQLPSVFNQVTEGVSEFKPKPSENRDCLRNSYNVQHTLLVKFSSDTIDETDLLEETLKPRVKSMGGTIEKVQLSGNHITPCIQEPKWQVGYVYTPADAIAQGLKTLSLNETRVLSRTISDWFRRF, from the exons GCACTGCTATTAGCGCTAGGAGTTCCTTCACGAATTTGGTTTCAAATGGGTATGTGGGTAGAGGCAGCAGCAGCTTTGGATATAATAATAGAGCTAATAACAGCAATAACAAGAAGATATATACCATAATAGACTCTTGTTTGGTGATTCCTCCACCTAAAGGTAGAAGGCCACTAGCAATCATCAAGTTCTTGGGTGGTGCCTTCATTGGAGCTGTCCCGGAAGTCACTTACGG CTACCTGATAGAGCTATTGGCAAAGGAAGGGTTTCTTGTTATTTTAGTGCCCTACAATGTGACATTCGATCATGCTCACGCTGCTAATCAAGTGTACGAGAGGTTTAACACTTGCCTGGATTTAATACTAACATCAGGATTGCCTGATGCCAATTTAACTGCTGCCCAGCTTGTTGGTCTTCCACTATTTTCTGTTGGTCATAG CAATGGTGCGCTACTCCAAGTTCTGACAGGAAGTTACTTCTGTGACAAGATACCAAAG GCTAATGCCATAATCTCATTCAACAACAGGCCTGCTACAGAGGCGGTACCATACTTTGAGCAG CTGGGTCCGCTTCTTAATCAGATGATGCCAATTGTGGAGGCAAACCCAATGTACTCAATGGCTAGGAGTGCCTCAG GAGATGCTTGGAAAATGCTAATTGATACTGCTGGAGCAATAATACCAGACACTGAACAAGAAGCTCTAACATCAATAACCAAATTTGTTGATCAGTTGCCCTCAGTATTCAATCAG GTTACAGAGGGAGTATCAGAGTTCAAGCCCAAACCTTCTGAAAATCGTGATTGTCTTAGAAATTCCTATAATGTCCAACACACACTACTG GTGAAATTCAGTTCTGATACAATTGATGAGACAGATCTCCTTGAAGAGACCTTGAAGCCTCGTGTTAAGTCAATGGGTGGGacaatagaaaaggtccaattAAGTGGTAACCATATCACACCATGCATACAG GAACCGAAATGGCAAGTAGGTTATGTGTACACTCCTGCAGATGCCATTGCTCAAGGTCTGAAGACTCTCTCACTGAATGAGACTAGAGTTCTTTCCAGAACCATTAGCGACTGGTTTAGACGTTTTTAA
- the LOC110673026 gene encoding uncharacterized protein LOC110673026, whose amino-acid sequence MASFLAAPACPLATLPSTPRVSVPARQQKSFSFNGGPLFFGLRHVPKIQFSKAANISSTRSTCFRTTISCSAKPETLEIVQSTIAKQLSIEASTVAPETKFADLGADSLDTVEIMMALEEQFGVSIGEGGAENIATVQDAADLIEKVLASSA is encoded by the exons ATGGCTAGCTTCCTTGCAGCCCCTGCTTGTCCCTTGGCCACCCTCCCCTCCACCCCTAGAGTCAGTGTCCCTGCTCGCCAGCAAAAGAGCTTCTCCTTCAAT GGTGGTCCTTTGTTTTTTGGGCTAAGACATGTCCCAAAAATCCAATTCTCAAAGGCAGCTAACATTTCTTCCACAAGGTCTACATGTTTCAGGACTACCATTTCATGCTCT GCCAAACCTGAGACCCTGGAAATCGTCCAGAGCACCATTGCTAAGCAATTGTCTATTGAGGCAAGCACAGTGGCTCCAGAAACCAAGTTTGCTGACTTGGGTGCTGACTCCCTTGACACG GTGGAGATAATGATGGCTTTGGAAGAACAATTTGGGGTGTCAATTGGAGAAGGGGGAGCTGAGAATATTGCCACTGTTCAAGATGCTGCAGATCTCATTGAGAAAGTGCTGGCATCATCTGCTTAG
- the LOC110673660 gene encoding uncharacterized protein LOC110673660, protein MEIDKHNKLKEEHHLSGAYIRSLVKQLTSSRTKDPMNPKDRGCVDDYSFSGQNMTKFGEVLSENQQTRQPQQPQQHKKQVRRRLHTSKPYQERLLNMAEARREIVAALKFHRASMKQANEHQQQQQQQQQHQQDYHQQSSLPVQLSTPPCFEQEGKIKTRRNPRIYPSNMANFSNYIDTLSFTSFSHAPPSPPYPFCWSTSPNLPSTVTDENLSFPLPNQTLGLNLNFQDFNDLDTTIYHSSNNPSSVYSSSSPSSFSSPSSSLSIATEEIASVRKSQEGMPPAVSDLTETYGGRGLHQVMDDKEMEEIRSIGEQHQMEWNDTMNLVTSAWWFKFLKTMETSPEVKTEDDGYHPFDQMIEFPAWLNANDLCLQQHFDDYCSQDYYHDPALPCMDIGEIESMDGKWLA, encoded by the exons ATGGAAATAGATAAACATAACAAGCTGAAAGAGGAGCATCATCTCTCTGGTGCTTACATCCGTAGCCTAGTGAAGCAATTAACCTCCTCAAGAACCAAAGACCCCATGAATCCAAAAGACCGTGGCTGTGTTGATGATTATAGTTTTTCTGGCCAAAATATGACcaaatttggtgaagttttaagtgAAAACCAACAAACCCGGCAACCCCAGCAACCTCAGCAGCACAAAAAACAGGTTAGGAGGAGACTCCATACCAGTAAGCCTTACCAAGAAAGGCTTCTTAATATGGCTGAGGCTAGGAGAGAGATTGTTGCTGCCCTAAAGTTCCATAGGGCATCTATGAAACAAGCCAATGAGCACCAACAGCAACAGCAACAGCAGCAGCAACATCAACAAGACTACCACCAACAATCTTCACTTCCAGTGCAGCTTTCCACCCCGCCATGTTTTGAACAAGAGGGAAAGATAAAAACCAGAAGGAATCCCAGAATATATCCATCAAACATGGCCAATTTCTCTAATTATATAGACACCCTTTCCTTCACTTCTTTCTCCCATGCACCACCTTCTCCTCCATATCCTTTTTGCTGGTCTACTTCTCCAAATCTTCCTTCAACTGTCACTGATGAAAATCTCAGTTTCCCCCTTCCAAATCAAACCCTAGGCCTAAATCTCAATTTTCAAGATTTTAACGACTTAGACACCACTATTTACCACAGCAGCAACAACCCATCATCGGTTTACTCATCCTCATCTCCATCATCATTCTCTTCTCCCTCCTCTTCTCTTTCCATTGCCACTGAGGAAATTGCTTCAGTTCGAAAATCGCAAGAAGGGATGCCTCCTGCAGTGTCTGACCTAACCGAAACTTATGGTGGACGAGGCTTGCACCAAGTGATGGATGATAAGGAGATGGAAGAGATCAGATCAATAGGAGAACAACATCAGATGGAATGGAATGATACCATGAATTTGGTCACATCAGCATGGTGGTTCAAATTCTTGAAGACCATGGAAACTAGTCCAGAAGTGAAGACAGAGGATGATGGTTATCACCCATTCGATCAGATGATTGAATTCCCAGCCTGGTTGAATGCAAATGATCTATGTTTGCAGCAACATTTTGATGATTACTGCTCCCAAGACTATTACCATGATCCTGCCCTGCCTTG CATGGACATTGGAGAAATTGAAAGCATGGATGGGAAATGGCTAGCTTGA